The window CTCCTCGGCCGGATAGAACTCGGTCGCCGCGACGATCTCGGTGACGATCGGGCGGGCGAAGCGCTTGGACTCATCGAGTTGGTGCTTCGACGCCTCCGCCAACTTCCGCTGCGTCTCGTCGTTATAGAAGATCGCCGTGCGATACTGATTGCCGTGATCGCAGAACTGCGCGTTGGACGTAATCGGGTCGACGTTGTGCCAGAACACGTCGAGCAACTGCTCATAGCGGATCTTCTGCGGATCGTAGACGATCTGCACCGACTCGGCATGCCCGGTACCACCGGCTGAAACCTCCTCGTAGGTGGGATTCTTCGTCTGGCCCCCGGTGTAGCCAACCGTGACCGATACCACGCCGGGAAGATTTTCGAACGGCGGCTGCATGCACCAGAAGCAGCCACCAGCAAAGGTGGCCTTAGCCGTCGACTGAGGTTGGACGCTGTCGGCGGCATGAGCGGCGGGCAGCCGCAGCAACGCAAGGCTCGCTACCGCAGCGAGCAGCAGCCAGCGTGTAGTCGAAGTAGTTGTGGCGATAATCATCAGATCCTTCCTTCACACACTAAACTATCACGTGGGCTTCCGAGTTCCCGCGAGTACGATGCCTAGGAACTGATCCGGTTTCAGCTCACGCTGCAAACGAACGGTTCGCGGTTCGTAGCGTTGGAGATGGTTGCCGGCTTTCGACGGGGGTTCAACGACCTCGTCGCAGGCTTTCAGCGCGCAAGGGGCGATGCTACGCCGGCCGCGATGATTCGCTGGCGACGCGCGAGGTGCGCGGCTTCAGGACCGAGACGGGACGAGGGGCGACGGCGCCGACCGCGTCGGCGAGGAGAAACGCTTCAATCTCATCGATGCGCGCAGCGGCATCGCGATAGCCGATGTCGATCAACGCCCGCGTGTAGGCGGAATCGAAGAGCAGGTAACTCATCAGATCGGCGCTCTGCGCGTCCGGGGTTCCCAGACCATCCATGAGGTATCGCACGAGACGCGGCATCTTGTGCGCCAAGGCCTTGGCGACGATCGCCAGATCTTCAGAAGGATTGATCGCCAGCGGGGTCACGACCCGCATGGGCTCCATCGCCGGCCGGTCAGTTTCCTGCGTGGAGGTAACCGCACCCCCGCCGTAGCGGCGAACCAACTCGTTCATCCGCTTGAGGTGATCGAGATCGGTATCGAGATGATCGAGAAAGATGGCGTTGAAGAAGACGCCACAGATTTGCGACAGCGGCGGCGGTGGCATCTTCGGTTCTTCGTCGCGCCGGGTGATCAACTCCGTCTGCGAGAGATCGTCTGCCGAACGCGGGCAACGGATCCCGACCGCGAACACCCGCGTGGCGCCAAGCCGGATCGCCGGGCTGAACGGCGTCACCAACCGCAGTCCGCCATCGCCGAAGTAGAAATCGCCAACCTCCGAGCGCAGCCGCACCGGCTGGAAGACAATCGGAATCGCCGCCGAGGCGCAGATGTGATCGATGGTGAGTCGGACCGCAAGCGTGACGCGGCGGGCCTTCACCCACAGCGGATGCCCAGGCGTTCCTTCAATGAAGGTGAACGACTTGCCCGAGTGGTAGCTGGTGGCTGACACCGCCGCGGCGTAGAGATGTCCGCGCCGGATCGATTCGGCGATACCCTCGAGCGGCAGGTGCTTGGCGAGAAAGGCGCGCAGCGGCGAGGCGTCGAGCAACGAGCGCACACCGGCGCCCGGGAGCAACCCACCGAAGGTCAAATCCTGCAACATGCGCAGACCGTTGGCGCCGAGCGACAGCGCATCGGCCTTGAACACGTCGCGCACCGTGACTTCCGACCACAATCGGGCGAGTTGCTGCGTCGCCTCGCGGAAATTGGGACTCAGCGCCGCGATCATCGCCCCGTTGATCGCGCCCGCCGACGCGCCGGTGACGATTCGAAATGGAGAGGGCTTGTGGCGGAGCGCGGCGATCTCACCGATGCGCTTGAGCACACCCGCTTGATAGGCGCCGCGCGCGCCGCCAGCCGTCAATACGAGACCGAGCATCCCACCCCTGGAAAAGCACCGGTCATGCCACCGCGAGAGACGCTCCCGAATCTGTGTGGACCTTGATCGCGATCGGTCAACGACGCTCCGGTGCTCATCGCCACAGCAGTCGCTGCCGGCGCATTAGGCGGTCGTCGCACAACTCGGCTCCCAGCGCGGGTGATCGCCGCGGGTAGGAGGCGTGGGAGTCGGTTGCTCCTCGTCACCTTTCATCTTAAGGTCAGGACCATCCGCGACGAAGGAGAGCCCTTCATGACTGACCAACGCATTCGAGTTGAACCCATCGCTGCCGCGCTCGGCGCGGAAGTGTCGGGGGTGAACCTAGCCGTGGCAATGGACGCGGACACCGAGCGCGAGATCCATGCGGCGCTGATGCAGCACCAGGTCATTTTCTTTCGCGATCAGAACATCAGCGCACAGCAGCACAAGGATTTCGGGCGACGCTTCGGCGAACTGCACGTACACCCGGTACTGCCCTCGCTGCAGGCGGAAGGTCATCCAGAGATCGTCGTGCTCGAGAGCAACGAG is drawn from Deltaproteobacteria bacterium and contains these coding sequences:
- the msrA gene encoding peptide-methionine (S)-S-oxide reductase MsrA; the encoded protein is MIIATTTSTTRWLLLAAVASLALLRLPAAHAADSVQPQSTAKATFAGGCFWCMQPPFENLPGVVSVTVGYTGGQTKNPTYEEVSAGGTGHAESVQIVYDPQKIRYEQLLDVFWHNVDPITSNAQFCDHGNQYRTAIFYNDETQRKLAEASKHQLDESKRFARPIVTEIVAATEFYPAEEYHQKYHDKNPVRYKYYRWNCGRDQRLKELWGAAPNGGMEEAP
- a CDS encoding patatin-like phospholipase family protein; translated protein: MLGLVLTAGGARGAYQAGVLKRIGEIAALRHKPSPFRIVTGASAGAINGAMIAALSPNFREATQQLARLWSEVTVRDVFKADALSLGANGLRMLQDLTFGGLLPGAGVRSLLDASPLRAFLAKHLPLEGIAESIRRGHLYAAAVSATSYHSGKSFTFIEGTPGHPLWVKARRVTLAVRLTIDHICASAAIPIVFQPVRLRSEVGDFYFGDGGLRLVTPFSPAIRLGATRVFAVGIRCPRSADDLSQTELITRRDEEPKMPPPPLSQICGVFFNAIFLDHLDTDLDHLKRMNELVRRYGGGAVTSTQETDRPAMEPMRVVTPLAINPSEDLAIVAKALAHKMPRLVRYLMDGLGTPDAQSADLMSYLLFDSAYTRALIDIGYRDAAARIDEIEAFLLADAVGAVAPRPVSVLKPRTSRVASESSRPA